In one Acetobacter sp. genomic region, the following are encoded:
- a CDS encoding methylamine utilization protein MauD — protein sequence MTALVCGNVLLTVVLLATFFVTWRLTRQVRRLFREVAPAGALTGSKGPQPGDTCPSGPFRLLNGAAFSPADGREATLLLFVSATCPVSRKIIPIAQDFCRKERVDLIFAGDDASEVQQRFAQQSGVKADHFVNDSVIGRVLEVDKLPAAFLLSSEGVILSRGLVNSREHLESLLNAWESGFTTVQDYITHRKQQKIQTV from the coding sequence ATGACAGCGCTGGTTTGCGGCAATGTGCTGCTGACTGTCGTTCTGCTGGCGACCTTTTTTGTGACATGGCGGCTGACCCGTCAGGTCAGGCGGCTTTTCCGCGAAGTCGCACCGGCGGGCGCGCTGACAGGATCGAAAGGCCCGCAGCCGGGCGATACCTGTCCGTCGGGGCCATTCCGTTTGCTGAATGGAGCCGCGTTCAGTCCGGCAGACGGTCGGGAGGCGACGCTACTGCTGTTTGTCTCCGCGACCTGTCCCGTATCGCGAAAGATCATTCCGATTGCACAGGATTTCTGCCGGAAGGAGCGTGTCGATCTGATTTTCGCGGGGGATGACGCCTCTGAGGTTCAGCAGCGTTTTGCTCAGCAGTCGGGTGTAAAGGCAGATCATTTTGTCAATGATTCCGTTATCGGACGCGTGCTTGAGGTTGATAAACTTCCTGCTGCTTTCCTACTTTCTTCGGAGGGAGTCATTCTGTCACGTGGTCTGGTGAACAGCCGGGAACATCTGGAAAGTCTGCTCAACGCCTGGGAAAGCGGTTTTACAACGGTGCAGGATTACATCACGCACCGCAAGCAACAGAAAATTCAGACCGTCTGA
- a CDS encoding cytochrome c, whose amino-acid sequence MSRNPVSHSCFALTLLAATSLFSTAHAATASSLERGEYLARAADCEACHTAPGGAPFAGGRAFNVPGIGVIYSPNITPDPVHGIGRWTDDEFVKSVRDGVSPGWKHLYPAMPYPAYSRMSADEVRDLRTWLATIPASPNTVPANQVKFPFSIRALMIGWNMLNGPASAYPDDPRKSPEWNRGRYLVEGPGHCADCHSPRTMTFGLSKEQAFSGNVVNGQRAYNITSDKNSGLGAWTDQALADYLSTGHADGHGTASGDMAEVISYSLRHLKPADIHAMIVYLRDVKPLTSADGAAAARQPLPGDSTLPQQTNGARLFASACSGCHLPDGSGRQSVFADIAGARSLSADNGRNLLHVIMNGSLLMTEDGKQTMPGFSGGNYSQKDLNDIAAFVMTHFTEGKPSEHAFSDFTKKAD is encoded by the coding sequence ATGAGCCGCAACCCTGTCTCACATTCCTGTTTCGCGCTTACTCTGCTGGCGGCAACCAGCCTGTTCTCGACTGCGCATGCGGCCACAGCTTCCTCACTTGAACGGGGCGAATATCTTGCACGCGCAGCCGACTGTGAAGCCTGCCATACCGCACCCGGAGGCGCGCCGTTCGCTGGTGGCCGCGCTTTCAATGTGCCGGGGATCGGGGTTATCTATTCCCCGAACATCACGCCGGACCCGGTTCATGGAATTGGCCGATGGACAGATGATGAATTCGTAAAATCGGTGCGTGACGGGGTCTCTCCGGGCTGGAAGCATCTCTATCCCGCCATGCCTTATCCGGCCTATTCCCGGATGAGCGCGGACGAGGTCAGGGATCTCCGCACCTGGCTTGCTACAATCCCCGCCTCCCCCAACACCGTTCCAGCCAATCAGGTAAAATTCCCGTTCTCCATCCGGGCCCTGATGATCGGCTGGAACATGCTCAATGGTCCGGCCTCGGCCTATCCTGATGATCCGAGGAAATCTCCCGAATGGAACAGGGGACGCTATCTGGTCGAAGGTCCCGGACACTGCGCTGACTGCCATTCACCGCGCACAATGACGTTCGGTCTTTCAAAAGAGCAGGCTTTTTCTGGCAATGTCGTCAATGGCCAACGCGCCTACAACATAACCTCCGACAAAAACAGCGGTCTCGGCGCATGGACCGATCAGGCTCTTGCTGACTATCTGTCTACCGGCCATGCCGATGGTCATGGCACGGCGTCAGGCGATATGGCCGAAGTGATCAGCTACAGCCTGCGCCATCTGAAACCGGCTGATATTCACGCCATGATCGTCTATCTGCGTGATGTAAAACCTCTGACATCGGCTGATGGCGCAGCGGCTGCACGTCAGCCTCTTCCCGGCGATAGCACCCTTCCCCAGCAGACAAACGGAGCGCGTCTGTTCGCATCAGCCTGTAGCGGCTGCCATCTTCCCGACGGCAGCGGCCGCCAGTCGGTTTTCGCCGATATCGCCGGAGCCCGCAGCCTCAGCGCGGACAACGGCCGCAACCTGCTCCATGTCATCATGAATGGCTCGCTCCTGATGACGGAAGACGGGAAGCAGACCATGCCCGGTTTCTCTGGCGGCAATTACAGCCAGAAAGACCTGAATGACATCGCAGCTTTTGTCATGACGCATTTTACGGAAGGAAAGCCCTCGGAACACGCCTTCAGCGACTTTACGAAAAAAGCAGACTGA
- a CDS encoding xanthine dehydrogenase family protein molybdopterin-binding subunit, with the protein MTRPLLTTRRAALFGGGGLLLATLWPSTSPRASTGMLVENATAPFAPNAYIRITPDNSITLILPNIEMGQGIYTSSVMLIAEELGVDLAQIGIEAAPPGSAEITGGSTSIMTEWKPLREAGAAARTVLIQAAADRWKVETASCSAASGVVTHTASGRTFTFGELATDAAKLPLPKAPALKAAADYRLIGKPQHRIDSAIKVRGTAAFGIDMQIPNQKVGTVAASPVIGSTLLHLDRDAAMAVRGVVAVLVNDAKDAICVVGEHYWVAHKGLQALRPVWSENDNARVSTQTIYDQLHDGLKGPAIIPDPKGDADAVIAKSHSTYSAVYQQPMLAHATMEPINCTAHVRPDGCDVWVGTQVADRAQETAADVTGLPKEKVFIHSQYIGGGFGRRLEHEYITQCVQFAKQTSYPLKIVWSREEDITRDRYRPAYVDEVTAGLDEKGHVTAMKHRIVGPAVVARWDPPELTKDGYDEDLSVATLVTPYSYGAYRLEFARREAPGVITAWWRGVGGTRGLFVVENFIDELAVKAGADPVAYRRELAKDNARAIAVLDRVVREAGWSDPAPNGRARGVVLQFAFGSYMATIAEIEMPTSGTVIIHRVTAVVDCGQVVNPDQVISQIEGGLIFGFSAALYNEITLENGRVQENNFNTWRVMRMNEAPRRIDVHLIASTEDPGGIGEVGTAAAAPALANAMAAAQGRRYRTLPLLSSRNQAKETAQ; encoded by the coding sequence ATGACCCGCCCTCTCCTCACCACCCGCCGCGCCGCGCTTTTTGGTGGTGGCGGATTGCTGCTGGCGACACTCTGGCCATCCACCTCCCCGCGCGCGTCCACCGGTATGCTGGTCGAAAACGCCACAGCGCCTTTTGCGCCCAACGCCTATATCCGCATTACGCCGGACAACAGCATCACGCTGATCCTGCCCAATATCGAAATGGGGCAAGGTATCTACACATCATCCGTCATGCTGATCGCCGAGGAACTCGGGGTCGATCTGGCGCAGATCGGGATCGAGGCCGCACCTCCCGGCAGCGCCGAGATCACAGGTGGCTCCACGTCGATCATGACCGAATGGAAGCCTCTGCGCGAAGCGGGAGCCGCCGCAAGAACCGTTCTGATTCAGGCTGCCGCCGACCGGTGGAAAGTAGAGACAGCAAGCTGTAGCGCTGCATCGGGGGTTGTCACACACACGGCGTCCGGCCGGACATTCACGTTTGGCGAACTGGCGACGGATGCCGCAAAGCTTCCTCTTCCCAAAGCCCCTGCGCTCAAGGCCGCAGCCGATTACAGACTGATCGGCAAGCCCCAGCACCGTATCGACAGCGCCATCAAAGTGCGGGGCACCGCCGCTTTCGGGATTGATATGCAGATCCCCAACCAGAAGGTCGGAACAGTAGCCGCAAGCCCGGTCATAGGCAGCACGCTGCTCCATCTGGATCGTGACGCCGCCATGGCCGTGCGTGGTGTTGTGGCGGTTCTGGTCAATGACGCCAAGGATGCCATCTGTGTTGTCGGCGAACATTACTGGGTGGCCCACAAGGGGTTACAGGCCCTGCGTCCTGTGTGGAGTGAGAACGACAATGCCCGCGTCAGCACGCAGACAATCTATGATCAGTTGCATGACGGCCTGAAGGGACCGGCGATCATCCCGGACCCGAAAGGAGACGCCGATGCTGTCATTGCAAAATCCCATTCCACATACAGCGCTGTTTACCAGCAGCCCATGCTGGCTCATGCCACCATGGAGCCGATCAATTGCACGGCCCATGTCCGTCCCGACGGCTGTGATGTCTGGGTTGGCACGCAGGTCGCTGATCGGGCGCAGGAAACGGCGGCAGACGTCACTGGTCTGCCCAAGGAAAAGGTCTTCATTCACAGTCAGTATATTGGCGGCGGGTTTGGACGACGGCTGGAGCATGAATACATCACGCAATGTGTGCAGTTTGCGAAACAGACCAGCTATCCGCTGAAAATTGTCTGGAGTCGTGAGGAGGACATCACACGCGACCGCTACCGGCCCGCCTATGTTGACGAGGTCACGGCAGGTCTGGATGAAAAGGGTCACGTCACGGCGATGAAACATCGCATTGTCGGCCCGGCCGTTGTCGCCCGCTGGGATCCGCCGGAACTGACAAAAGATGGATATGACGAGGATCTTTCCGTCGCCACTCTGGTCACACCCTACAGCTACGGCGCCTACAGGCTGGAATTCGCAAGACGGGAGGCGCCGGGCGTCATCACCGCGTGGTGGCGGGGGGTCGGCGGCACGCGCGGCCTGTTTGTCGTGGAAAATTTCATTGACGAACTTGCGGTAAAAGCTGGCGCTGATCCGGTCGCCTATCGCAGGGAACTGGCGAAAGACAATGCCCGCGCCATTGCTGTTCTGGACAGGGTCGTCAGGGAGGCAGGCTGGAGTGACCCTGCGCCCAACGGTCGGGCGCGTGGCGTCGTGCTCCAGTTTGCCTTCGGCTCCTACATGGCCACCATTGCGGAAATCGAGATGCCGACATCCGGGACTGTCATCATTCATCGCGTTACGGCGGTGGTGGATTGCGGACAGGTCGTCAATCCGGATCAGGTGATTTCCCAGATTGAAGGCGGCCTGATCTTTGGTTTCAGCGCGGCCCTCTACAATGAGATTACTCTGGAAAATGGTCGCGTGCAGGAAAACAACTTCAATACATGGCGTGTAATGCGCATGAACGAAGCGCCCCGTCGCATTGACGTCCATCTGATCGCCAGCACGGAAGATCCCGGTGGCATCGGCGAGGTTGGAACAGCGGCGGCGGCTCCGGCGCTGGCCAATGCGATGGCTGCGGCGCAGGGACGCCGTTATCGGACACTCCCCCTGCTTTCCAGCAGGAATCAGGCAAAGGAGACAGCACAATGA
- a CDS encoding (2Fe-2S)-binding protein, translating to MQTLRVNGQTHSINVDPDTPLLWVLRDILGLNGTKFGCGIAQCGVCTVHLDGHPVRACSLPVGTIGEQSVTTIEGVDNADPIVHAVTKAWTDLDVVQCGYCQPGQVMAAIGLLKAVPNPTDEQIDSAMSGNMCRCGTYMRIRKAIHLAAGETA from the coding sequence ATGCAGACATTGCGCGTGAATGGGCAGACACATTCGATCAATGTCGATCCCGATACGCCTCTGCTGTGGGTGCTGCGCGACATATTGGGACTGAACGGCACGAAATTCGGCTGCGGCATCGCCCAGTGCGGCGTCTGCACAGTGCATCTCGACGGCCATCCTGTTCGCGCCTGTAGCCTTCCTGTGGGCACGATTGGCGAGCAGTCCGTCACGACTATCGAAGGCGTGGATAATGCTGATCCTATCGTGCATGCGGTCACAAAAGCCTGGACTGACCTTGATGTCGTGCAGTGCGGTTACTGCCAGCCCGGACAGGTGATGGCGGCAATCGGGTTGCTGAAAGCCGTTCCCAATCCGACAGATGAACAGATCGACAGCGCCATGTCCGGCAACATGTGCCGGTGCGGCACCTACATGCGCATCCGCAAGGCGATTCATCTGGCAGCGGGAGAAACAGCATGA
- a CDS encoding MDR family MFS transporter, producing the protein MQSTSNTEASATSRPVTRTLVFTGLILTMIMAALDQSIVSTALPTIVSDLGGLAHISWIVTAFMLTSTIATPMYGRLSDMFGRRPLLAFSIGAFLFASLLCGVAQSMWQLVLFRGLQGIGAGGLMTLSQTVVGDIVPPQQRGRYQGLFTGAFAVSSVTGPFLGGVLTSTLSWRWVFLVNLPVGLLAFTLIMLGLPAGRAGGKPRIDYLGAVLLSVATTGFLLLFNSIGTTFAWTSPLAGLLFGCSAVFLVLFVRQEMRAPEPLVSLDLLRILDFSVCVAATGIMSFAMMGSMIFLPLYYQLVLGETPEVSGLMMLPQVGTMMISSVLGGYVSSKTQRYELLLVIGVGIEFAGLSLIALCAHHGASPLFFLLSLGALGIGMGIGMPNATVLIQNSVPGSRLGIATAMMSFIRSLGGSLGVALSGGVTALTLQKNLSDLPEKIDIAAFLEKGMAAIKSVSPDVHTEVTEAYKGAISASLSVSSSFMFLAFLMILGLVIRQGRKR; encoded by the coding sequence GTGCAGTCCACCTCAAATACGGAGGCTTCAGCGACAAGCCGTCCTGTGACACGGACCCTTGTTTTTACGGGCCTGATCCTCACCATGATCATGGCGGCGCTGGACCAGAGCATCGTCTCGACAGCACTGCCGACCATCGTGAGCGATCTGGGTGGGCTGGCGCATATCTCGTGGATCGTCACGGCGTTCATGCTGACTTCCACCATCGCCACCCCCATGTATGGCAGGCTGTCGGACATGTTCGGACGCAGGCCGCTCCTTGCTTTCAGCATCGGCGCTTTCCTGTTTGCCTCGCTCCTGTGCGGCGTGGCCCAGAGCATGTGGCAACTGGTGTTGTTCCGTGGGCTTCAGGGAATTGGCGCTGGCGGTCTGATGACGCTGTCACAGACGGTCGTCGGCGATATCGTGCCGCCACAGCAACGGGGACGGTATCAGGGGCTGTTCACGGGAGCCTTTGCCGTCAGCAGTGTCACAGGACCGTTTCTGGGCGGCGTGCTGACAAGCACACTCTCATGGCGATGGGTGTTTCTCGTCAATCTGCCTGTCGGCCTGCTCGCCTTCACGCTGATCATGCTGGGGCTGCCTGCCGGTCGCGCAGGTGGAAAACCCCGGATTGATTATCTCGGAGCGGTTCTGCTGAGCGTCGCCACGACGGGTTTTCTGCTGCTGTTCAATTCCATCGGCACAACGTTCGCATGGACCTCGCCTCTGGCGGGCCTGCTTTTCGGTTGCAGCGCCGTTTTTCTGGTGCTGTTCGTTCGACAGGAAATGCGCGCGCCAGAACCTCTGGTCAGTCTCGACCTATTACGAATTCTGGATTTCTCCGTGTGCGTCGCGGCTACCGGCATCATGTCGTTCGCCATGATGGGTTCAATGATTTTCCTGCCGCTGTATTACCAGCTCGTCCTTGGTGAGACGCCCGAAGTCTCCGGTCTGATGATGTTGCCACAGGTCGGCACCATGATGATCAGTTCGGTTTTGGGAGGCTATGTCTCGTCAAAGACCCAGCGCTATGAACTGTTGCTGGTCATTGGCGTGGGGATTGAATTTGCCGGCCTCAGCCTGATTGCTCTGTGCGCTCATCATGGTGCGTCGCCCCTGTTCTTTCTGCTGAGTCTGGGCGCTTTGGGGATCGGCATGGGTATCGGCATGCCGAATGCGACGGTCCTCATCCAGAACTCCGTGCCCGGCAGCAGGCTCGGTATTGCGACGGCCATGATGTCCTTTATCCGCTCGCTAGGTGGTTCGCTCGGCGTGGCGCTTTCAGGCGGCGTCACGGCGCTGACCTTGCAGAAAAACCTGAGTGATTTGCCAGAAAAAATCGATATCGCGGCTTTTCTGGAAAAAGGAATGGCGGCGATCAAGTCTGTTTCGCCGGACGTGCATACGGAAGTGACGGAGGCCTACAAGGGAGCGATCAGCGCTAGTCTCAGTGTCAGCAGCAGCTTTATGTTTCTGGCGTTTCTGATGATTTTGGGGTTGGTGATCCGGCAGGGGAGGAAGAGGTAA